Sequence from the Saccharopolyspora pogona genome:
CTACGGCGCCCGGCGGGCTCATCGACAAGGGCACCAAAGGCAAGCGCGCCCGGACGGTGCCGCTCATCGAGGAGATCCGCGGACTGGTCTGCAGGCGGATCGCCATGACCGACGGGAGCCCCGACGCGCGCCTGTTCACCGGGCCACGGGGCGGCCGGATCACCACCGCAGTACTGCGCGACGCGACGCACTGGGACGAGGTGGTGAACAAGCTCGGCTACGAGCACCTACGTCGGCACGACCTGCGACACACGGGGCTGACATGGCTTGCAGATGCTGGAGTGAAGGTGCACGACCTCCGGAAGATCGCCGGTCACGCCTCGCTCACCACCACACAGCGATACCTGCACAGCAACGAGCAATCCGTCACCGATGCCGGCGCTTTGCTCTCCAAACACCTGCGCCGGTCCCCAAGTGGTCCCCAACTCCGAGCCGTATAACCCAGCGTCGTCATCATGATTCAAGCAGCGAAAAGGCCGGTTACCTGGGATTTCTCCGAGGTAACCGGCCCTCTGAATTGGGTGGAGCTGACGGGATTCGAACCCGTGACCCCTTGACTGCCAGTCAAGTGCGCTACCAGCTGCGCCACAGCCCCTTGTTCTGTTTTCCCGAAGTGTTCGGTTCGTTCGGCGTTCTTTTCCCGAACCGCTCATCTCGTTGTGTGAATACAGTACAACAGGCCTCCGGAGGGATTTTCAGGGGGGTCCCCCTCTTGGATCTACCCAGGGCTCCGGTCGAGCTGCTACACCCGGGGGCGTGGCGACAGCACAGCGCGTGCGTCCTTCGCTGGTGGCTCCCGAGGCCGAGGGGGCTGATCCCGAGAGACGCCGTGAACTGCAGGAACATTGGTTGCGCAGGTTGGTCGACCGGCTGCTGGCCGCTGGCGGCGTGCAGGCCGGGCGGCTTCGGGACTGCGGCGTCTCGGCGGGCTCCGACGTGCGGCTCGCCGATTTGCACCGGTTGCCGTTCGTCTCCAAGCAGGACTTCTGGGATCACTACCCGTTCGGGCTGCGCACCGCCGCCGACGAGGACGTCGTCTGCGTGCACGGCACGTCCGGCACGTGGGGGCGGGCGACGCTGGTGCCGTACACCGCGCGTGACGTCGCCGTGTGGGCGGAGGTGATGGCGCGGGCATTGGGCGGGGCAGGCGTGACGCGGCGCAGCTTCGTGCACTGCGCCTACGGGTACGGCCTGTTCACCGGTGGGCTCGGCGTGCACCACGGGGCGACGCGGATCGGCGCGACCGTGCTTCCGGTGTCCAGCGGCGCCACCGACCGGCAGCTCCGGTTGTTGCTCGATCTGCGCCCCGATGCGTTGTGCTGCACCCCGTCGTACGCGATCTACCTCGGCGAGGCGTTCGCGTCGACCGGGATCAGCGCCGAGCAGTTGTCGCTCCGGGTGGGGTTGTTCGGGGCCGAGCCTTGGACCGAGGAGATGCGGTTGAGCATCGAGGGGCTACTGGGGTTGCGGGCGCTCAACATCTACGGGCTCACCGAGGTGATCGGCCCGGGTGTGGCGTGCGAGTCGTTGGACTCCGAGGGACTGCTGAACATCGCCGAGGACCACTTCTTCCCCGAGGTGGTCGATGCGGACGGCGAGCCGCTGCCGGACGGCGAGGTCGGCGAGTTGGTGTTCACGACGTTGACGAAGACCGGCGCTCCGCTGCTGCGCTACCGGACCGGCGACCTGGCCGCGCTGGCCGGGCCCGTGCCGGGCTCGGCGCGGACGCTACGCCGGATGAGCCGGGTGCTGGGCCGCACCGACGACATGCTGGTCGTTCGCGGCGTCAACGTGTTCCCGTCGGAGATCGAAGCCGTGCTGCTGGCCGATCGTCGGGTGGCACCGCACTACCTGATCGTCGAGGACCTCCGCGACCGGTCGCGGCCGGAGCTGCGGATTGCCGTCGAGCCGCAGGACCCGCACGACGACACCGACCTCCTGGCGGACCAGCTCACGGGCGCGCTGCAGGCGCGGCTCGGCATCACGTGCATCGTCCGGGTCCTACCGCCTGACCACATCCCACGCGCCGAATCGGGCAAGGCCCGGCGGTTGGTGCGCTGGGAGCACGACGGCGTCGTGCCGCTACCCGGCCTGGAGTGATCGCAAGGCTTGCGCCGCCACCTGCAGGTCCTCGACGAACCCCTGGTACGCCGCCTCCCGGTCATCGGCGCGGAGGATCGCCGACGGGTGGATCGTCGCCACCACCTGGGCTTCGTGATCCGGCAGGCCCAGCACGGTGCCGCGTTCCTTGGTGATCCGGAACGACGTGCCCATCATCGCCTGGGCCGCGGTCGCGCCGAGGCAGATCACCAGGTGCGGCTTGACCACGCGCAGTTCGGCGTCCAGCCAGGGGCGGCACGCGTTCACCTCGGTTCGGGACGGTTTCTGGTGGATGCGCCGCTTCCCGCTCACGCGCTCGAACTTGAAGTGCTTGGTGGTGTTGGTGAGGTACACCTCGCTTCGCCGGATGCCGGCCTCCTCCAACGCGCGGTCCAGCATCCGGCCGGCCGGTCCGACGAAGGGCTCGCCCTTCCGGTCCTCCTGGTCGCCCGGCTGTTCGCCGATCATCACGACCCGCGCGGTCTCCGGGCCCGCGCCGAAGACCGCTTGGGTGGCGTCGCGGTAGAGCCCGCAGCCCCGGCAGTCCTGCACCGCCTTGCGCAGGCCCGGCAACCGGGCCTGCGGTCCGACGAACTCCTCGGCGCCGGACATGGCTCAACCGGCGGCGCGGCCGTTCGGTCTGGGCAGGCCTCGGGTGTTGGCGGCCTTGACGAACTCGGCTCGGGGGTCGTGCAGTTCGCCGAGCGCGACGACCTGGCGGGGGAACGGCAGTTCCAGCAGCCAGTCGCCGAGGATTCGGGCCTTGTGGGATGCGGTCGGCATCCTCATCAGGTGGTAGCCGCGGTGCAGCAGCCACGCCGGGAGGCCCTTGAGCTTGACCCCGTAGACCTCGGCTGCGCCCTGGAACAGGCCGAGCCCCGCCACCGACCCCGCGTACTTGTGCTTGTAGTTCACGAGTTGTTCGCCGCGCAGCATCGCGAGGATGTTGTCGGCCAGCACCCTGGCCTGCCGGATCGCGTGCTGCGCCGACGGGCTGCACAGGGCGTCCGGGTCGCTGCTGGTCAGGTCCGGGACCGCAGCGCAGTCACCGGCCGAGAACACGTTGTGGGTACCGCGGACCTGGAGCCTCGCCGTGCATTCGACGCGGCCCTTGGCGTCCCTCGGCAGGTCGCTGTCCTCCAGCATCGGGTGCGGCTTTACCCCGGCCGTCCACACCACGGTGTCGGCGTTGAACTCGTCGCCGTCGGAGAGCACCGCGTGACCGTCCACGAAGGACTTCGCGGTGGTGTTCAGCTTCACCTCGATGCCGCGTTCCTCCAGCCGCCCCTTGGTGTACTCGCTCATCGGCGGGCTGACCTCGGGCATGATCCGGCCCATCGCCTCGACCAGCACCCAGCGCATTTCCTGGGCCGAGACCTGCGGGTAGCTGCGGATCGC
This genomic interval carries:
- a CDS encoding phenylacetate--CoA ligase family protein, which translates into the protein MRRLVDRLLAAGGVQAGRLRDCGVSAGSDVRLADLHRLPFVSKQDFWDHYPFGLRTAADEDVVCVHGTSGTWGRATLVPYTARDVAVWAEVMARALGGAGVTRRSFVHCAYGYGLFTGGLGVHHGATRIGATVLPVSSGATDRQLRLLLDLRPDALCCTPSYAIYLGEAFASTGISAEQLSLRVGLFGAEPWTEEMRLSIEGLLGLRALNIYGLTEVIGPGVACESLDSEGLLNIAEDHFFPEVVDADGEPLPDGEVGELVFTTLTKTGAPLLRYRTGDLAALAGPVPGSARTLRRMSRVLGRTDDMLVVRGVNVFPSEIEAVLLADRRVAPHYLIVEDLRDRSRPELRIAVEPQDPHDDTDLLADQLTGALQARLGITCIVRVLPPDHIPRAESGKARRLVRWEHDGVVPLPGLE
- a CDS encoding UdgX family uracil-DNA binding protein (This protein belongs to the uracil DNA glycosylase superfamily, members of which act in excision repair of DNA. However, it belongs more specifically to UdgX branch, whose founding member was found to bind uracil in DNA (where it does not belong), without cleaving it, appears to promote DNA repair by a pathway involving RecA, rather than base excision.), yielding MSGAEEFVGPQARLPGLRKAVQDCRGCGLYRDATQAVFGAGPETARVVMIGEQPGDQEDRKGEPFVGPAGRMLDRALEEAGIRRSEVYLTNTTKHFKFERVSGKRRIHQKPSRTEVNACRPWLDAELRVVKPHLVICLGATAAQAMMGTSFRITKERGTVLGLPDHEAQVVATIHPSAILRADDREAAYQGFVEDLQVAAQALRSLQAG
- a CDS encoding NAD(P)/FAD-dependent oxidoreductase produces the protein MPEPRVVIIGGGHVGLTLALRLQRKMKPGEAKVTVIDTQPHMTYQPFLPEAAAGSLEPRHVVVPLREALRNCEVLTAEVSGIDHAQQRLTATLGDGKVEHFGYDMLVVVPGSISRALPIPGLAEQGVGFKTIGEAIYLRNHVLSRLDIAASTTDERLRRRLLTFVFVGGGYAGIEAMAELESMARYAIRSYPQVSAQEMRWVLVEAMGRIMPEVSPPMSEYTKGRLEERGIEVKLNTTAKSFVDGHAVLSDGDEFNADTVVWTAGVKPHPMLEDSDLPRDAKGRVECTARLQVRGTHNVFSAGDCAAVPDLTSSDPDALCSPSAQHAIRQARVLADNILAMLRGEQLVNYKHKYAGSVAGLGLFQGAAEVYGVKLKGLPAWLLHRGYHLMRMPTASHKARILGDWLLELPFPRQVVALGELHDPRAEFVKAANTRGLPRPNGRAAG